ACTCCCCCGCGGCGAGGCAGGGCGCCAGCCCGTCGGGGCAAGGGGTCGGGCGCACCGCGCGCGCGACGTCGGGCAGGGCGTCGCGACAGGTCCGGCACAGCGAGCGGCCCGGGTGGCCGCAGCCCACGCAGCAGCCGCCCTGGACCAGGTCGAGCCAGGCGTCGCGCACCCCACCAGGGTGGGGCGCGGCACCGGGCCGCACCAGCCGGTCCGCCCGGGGCTGTGGACGGCCGGGGCGGCAGGCACGACGGTGGTGCGGGCGGCTAGGGCGCGTAGTCGGCGGCCGAGATCTTGCTGCTGGTCAGCGGCCAGGTGCCGGTGTCGCTGAGCGTGAACAGCTGCTGCCGGGAGTCGACGAGCCGCAGCGGCACCTCCAGCTGCGGCGAGACGGCCAGGGCGGTGCCGACACCGCGGAACAGGCTCGGCTCCACCAGCCCCGGCTCGACGGGCGAGCCGTCGGAGGAGAGGAAGGCGACCCGGCTGGTCTCGCGCGAGGGACGGGTCAGGACGGCCAGGGTGCCGGGGTCGCGCCACCCGACGTCGACGACGGCCGCGCCGTCGGTGCTCGCCCGGAACACCCGCGTCCGACCGGTGCCGGCGACCTGGCCCTCGTCGGTGCGCAGCACGTCGACGACCCGCACCTCGCCGGGCCGGTCCCCGCCGAGGACGACCGCGAGCCGGGTGCCGTCGCGCGACACGGTGGCGGCCACGACGTCGCGACCGCTGACGCCGGGCACGTCCAGCGCCCGGGCCCGGCCCGAGGAGACCACCAGCACCCGCGCGCCGCTGCGGCTCCGATCGACGATCCACAGGTCGCCGAACAGGTCGTACGACGGCCGCAGCAGGTCGGTGCCGTCGACCACCCGGGTGACCGGGGTGTCGTCGGTGGCGCCGTCGAGCAGCGCCTGGAACACGGTCGTGCCGTCCGCCGAGACGGCCGAGACCTGTGCCGGGGCCTCGCTGACGGCCAGGGAGCGCATCGCGTAGCCGGGCTTGCCCAGCGGACCCGGCACCGAGCGCGCCGACCCGGTGGAGAACTCCACGACGCGGCCGTTGCGCAGCCCGTGCAGCACGGGCTCCGTGGTGCCCGCGGCGTCGTAGTCGTCGCCGCTGAGCACCGAGGCGTCGATGCTGCCGCCCGGCAGCGGCACCGCGGCCCCGCCGACGGTCAGCCGGACCCGCTCGATGCCCGGCACCTGCCGCAGCGTCCAGGCCAGCTGGTCGACGGCCCGCTCGAGGTCCTCGGGGGGTGCCCGCAGCACGTCGCGGGTCAGCGGCACCTCGGCCACGCCGCTCTCGGTGACCACGACCGACAGGTCGAGACCGGTGCCGCGCGGGAAGGCGGAGCGGGTGACCTCGGACAGGGCCGGGCCCGGGCCGGCGAGCACGCCGCGCACCAGGTTGGTGGCCGACTGCTCCCCCCGCGGGATGAAGACGGGGTCCGGCAGCAGGGTGCGACCGGTCTGGTCGAAGAAGTAGAGGTCGAAGCGCTCGAAGCTGCGGTTGAAGAACGACGTGGGCACGACCAGCGCGTCGACCGGGTTGTCGATGCGCCACTGGCCGCCCTCGGAGACCAGGTCGAGGCCCAGGGTGGTGGAGCGGCCCGGCGGGTCGTTGCGCCACCCGCCGCGCGAGTCCAGCCGGCGCACGTCGGACAGGCGCACGTCGGCGCCGCCGGCGGACGGGGTCACCGTGGAGGCCTCGTAGACCATGGTCCCGCGGTTGGGCCGCCACGACGCCGAGGCCCGTTCGGAGAGGAACTCCCGGGCCACCTTGGTGGACAGCGGGTTGGCCTGCATCGCCACCAGGAAGCCCGAGACGATCGCCGCGGGCGAGCCGTCCTCGGCGGGCCCCGGCGGGTTGAAGTACGGCGCGTCCAGGCGCTGGTCGGGCCGGTCGGCGGCCTGGCGTCGCACCGGCCCCGACTCGGGCAGCGTCGAGCAGCCGGCGAGGAGCAGCAGCACGGCGACCAGCACCGTCAGCAGGACCGGGCCGCGGCGGGTCACGTCGGCCTCCGCGGGGACGGGCCGGCGGCGGCCGGGTCGGCGGCGCCGGGGCCGGTCGCGGGACCGGTCGCAGGACCGGTCGCGGGTCCCGTCGCGGGGACGGTCGGGCTCCCCGGGGCCACGGGCGCGCGCCGGGGCGAGATCCGCAGGTCGTCGGGCACCAGGGGCAGCGGGCTGTGGGTGACGGCGTCACCGGCGCGCCGGGGCAGCGTCAGCCGGAAGTGGGCACCGCCGCCGGGCGTGCCCCAGGCCTGCAGCCAGCCCCCGTGGAGGCGGGCGTCCTCGAGCGCGATCGCCAGGCCGAGGCCGGTGCCGCCGGTGGTGCGGGCGCGGGCGGGGTCGGCGCGCCAGAACCGGTTGAAGACCATGGCCGACTGCCCGGGCTCCAGGCCCACGCCGTGGTCGCGCACGGTCAGCGCCGTGGTGGTGCCGTCGGTGGCCAGCCGCAGCTGCACGCCCTCGGCGTCCGCGTGGTCGATGGCGTTGGTGACCAGGTTGCGCACGATCCGCTCGACCCGGCGCACGTCGGCCTCGACCATGAACACGCCCTCGTCGACCACCTCGAGGGGGACCCCGCGCTGGCGGGCCATCGGGCTGGTCGCCCCGACGACGCGGTGGGCGATGTCGCCGAGGTTGACGTCCTCGACCTCGAGTACGGCCGCCCCGGCGTCGAAGCGGCTGATCTCGAGCAGGTCGGCGAGCAGGTTCTCGAAGCGGTCGAGCTCGCCCTGGAGCAGCTCGGCGGCCCGGGCCGTCACGGGGTCGAAGTCGTGGCGGGCGTCGTGGATGATGTCGCCGGCCAT
This genomic interval from Nocardioides scoriae contains the following:
- a CDS encoding LpqB family beta-propeller domain-containing protein encodes the protein MTRRGPVLLTVLVAVLLLLAGCSTLPESGPVRRQAADRPDQRLDAPYFNPPGPAEDGSPAAIVSGFLVAMQANPLSTKVAREFLSERASASWRPNRGTMVYEASTVTPSAGGADVRLSDVRRLDSRGGWRNDPPGRSTTLGLDLVSEGGQWRIDNPVDALVVPTSFFNRSFERFDLYFFDQTGRTLLPDPVFIPRGEQSATNLVRGVLAGPGPALSEVTRSAFPRGTGLDLSVVVTESGVAEVPLTRDVLRAPPEDLERAVDQLAWTLRQVPGIERVRLTVGGAAVPLPGGSIDASVLSGDDYDAAGTTEPVLHGLRNGRVVEFSTGSARSVPGPLGKPGYAMRSLAVSEAPAQVSAVSADGTTVFQALLDGATDDTPVTRVVDGTDLLRPSYDLFGDLWIVDRSRSGARVLVVSSGRARALDVPGVSGRDVVAATVSRDGTRLAVVLGGDRPGEVRVVDVLRTDEGQVAGTGRTRVFRASTDGAAVVDVGWRDPGTLAVLTRPSRETSRVAFLSSDGSPVEPGLVEPSLFRGVGTALAVSPQLEVPLRLVDSRQQLFTLSDTGTWPLTSSKISAADYAP